Within Thermococcus indicus, the genomic segment CCGAGGAGATAGTGGACTTCATCCGCTCCACCGCCAACGTTCTCCTTAAGCTCTTTGTGGGGGATGAGCTGTGAGGCGAGTAGTTTACGCGGTACTGCTGGTGGTCGGCCTGTTCCTCGTCATCGCTCCCCTCTCGATCCCCGTGTTCACCAGCAATACCCCGTTCAGCGTGCTCAACACCGGCTGGGACGGTTGTTCCAGGTTTGGAAAGCTCCTCTACGGCACCGCGGATGGGAAGATAGTACCGGTGTTCTCGCCCTTTGATTCCTTCGGGCTGTCCGGCAAAAGGGGAACACTCCTGATCATCGGTCCGGATATGGGATACAGCTCTGCGGAGATAGACGAGATACGGGAGTTCCTGAAGAACGGCGGTACGCTCGTGCTGATGGACGACTTCGGGACCGGGAACGAGATACTCGTCGGCCTGGGCCTGAGCGCTCGCTTTTCGGGCAAGCCCTACCGGGACGTGTTCTACTACAAAAACGAGAACTTTCCGGTTCTGGTGAGGATACTCGACCCTGCCCTGGCCCAGAACGTCAGCGGTGTTATCCTGAACGTGCCGTCCGTTCTCCAGGGCGTTGGGGGTGAGATTTACACGAGCAAGGTGGCGGTGGTGGGGAGCGACTTCTCCCAGTATCCCGTTATGGCGGAGGTTGGTTATGGGGAAGGTAGGGTTATTCTTTTC encodes:
- a CDS encoding DUF4350 domain-containing protein, with the protein product MRRVVYAVLLVVGLFLVIAPLSIPVFTSNTPFSVLNTGWDGCSRFGKLLYGTADGKIVPVFSPFDSFGLSGKRGTLLIIGPDMGYSSAEIDEIREFLKNGGTLVLMDDFGTGNEILVGLGLSARFSGKPYRDVFYYKNENFPVLVRILDPALAQNVSGVILNVPSVLQGVGGEIYTSKVAVVGSDFSQYPVMAEVGYGEGRVILFSDPSVFINDMYGLNENFIRNFADYAFSGPVYIDEAHHSNFNLYQRGYITVRRSADSETIFYVFLFVALIALFVESGLAWLVVEKTLALVSRLLPSEAGEPVEAVVRRLSERGYREDILLKMVREIETGRKLGGGK